From the genome of Trueperaceae bacterium:
CAGATGTCAGGAGCCAGCCGGTTCAGCTCGCCCAGGAGCCCATCGAAGGAGCGGAAGTGGATGCCGGCGAAGCCGAGGCGGCGGCAGGCCGAGACGTTCACCTCGCTGTCGTCGATGAACACGATCTGCGAGGGGGGCAGCTCCAGTGCCTCCTGCAACTTCCGGTAGGCTGCCGGGTCGGGTTTCCGTACCCCCAGCTCGTTCGAGAAGAGGAACGTCTCGACCCGAGCCATCCGCGGGTCGCTCCTCACCCTGTCGCACAGCAGGGGCACGTTGTTCGAGAGCATGCCCACCCTGTAGGCATCCGGTATGCCTGCCAGGAGGTCGTACATCTGGGTCCGCTCGCGGCCCGAGCTCAGGAACGTCTCCCGGAACCGCTCCTCGTCGAAGTAGAGACCCGACTCCTTTCGGAATCGGGTCACGAACTCGGCCATGTCGAACTCCCCGGCCTCGAAGTGGGCCATGAGCGGGAAGTAGGTCTTGGCCACGCTCTCCTCGGGTACCGCGCAGAGTCGGGCGAGGTTGCGGACGGCATCGGAATCGAACGTTCCCTCGGTGAAGATGCCGCCCCAGTCGAAGGCGATTGCCCCGATCACGCTCCTCGTCCGAGTAGATGACGAGCCGTCGTCATTCGCCCATCAGCTCGGCCCGGCGCTCGTTGAGGTTGCCAGGGTCGCTGCCCCGGCTCTGTTCCACTTCGTCAGGCGTGATGGGCGTGAACTCCTGAAGCTGTTCCTCGTTGCCCCAGGACGTCAGCTCGTGGCTCAGCACCGCCGCGATCTGTTCGTTCGAAAGAGACCCGGCCCAGGCGGGCATGGCGCCGTTGTAGGTCTGGCCGTCGACGGTGATAGGGCCCGTCAGGCCGTGAACCACCACGTCGATGAGGTACTCGCGCCCACCGGCGTTGTAGATGGCGGGCAGATTTCCGGCGAGCGGCGGGAAGACGCCGGGCATTCCGGCGCCTTGGGCGCCGTGGCAGCCAGCGCAGATCGAAGTGTAGGTGGTGTCGCCCAGTTGTCTGTCGAACTCCGCTGGTGCGGCGGCCTGTTCAGCCGGTTCTTGCGCCTGCTCCCCGGCATGCTGCTCCCCGGCCTGCTGCCCCTCGGCCTGCTGCGCCTCCGCCTGGGGTTCAGCCGCTGGCTCCTCGGCCGGCTCGCCACCGTTCTGATCCTCTGCCTGCTCACCTTCGCCAGCCTGAGCCAGCGTCGCCTGCGGTTCCTGAGCCGGCGGCGGCTCTACCGCGAGCGAGCGGTCCTTGGGCCGGGGCACGTCGAGTTGGGCGGCTGCTGAGCGGCTGTAACCGTCCGATTCGATCAGCTCCGATTGCTCGGACGGGAGTGCTTCTG
Proteins encoded in this window:
- a CDS encoding HAD family phosphatase; protein product: MIGAIAFDWGGIFTEGTFDSDAVRNLARLCAVPEESVAKTYFPLMAHFEAGEFDMAEFVTRFRKESGLYFDEERFRETFLSSGRERTQMYDLLAGIPDAYRVGMLSNNVPLLCDRVRSDPRMARVETFLFSNELGVRKPDPAAYRKLQEALELPPSQIVFIDDSEVNVSACRRLGFAGIHFRSFDGLLGELNRLAPDICPKVDG
- a CDS encoding c-type cytochrome is translated as MSHDHKGNPVATYVITALILGIITFFEYAIVEFEISWLSDAATIFWLVAMSLAKFVMVVAIFMHLKDDEKTYTGFFSSGMVLALATFFILPLLFTVTTWPRPVLAESQPHVEEAHGQAEALPSEQSELIESDGYSRSAAAQLDVPRPKDRSLAVEPPPAQEPQATLAQAGEGEQAEDQNGGEPAEEPAAEPQAEAQQAEGQQAGEQHAGEQAQEPAEQAAAPAEFDRQLGDTTYTSICAGCHGAQGAGMPGVFPPLAGNLPAIYNAGGREYLIDVVVHGLTGPITVDGQTYNGAMPAWAGSLSNEQIAAVLSHELTSWGNEEQLQEFTPITPDEVEQSRGSDPGNLNERRAELMGE